From Anaerococcus urinomassiliensis:
TCGGCAAGTCTTGGTTGATACGAGGAATCTCCACGTGGCCTATCATCTCAGAGACCTCTAGCATACGTGCATATTCCTTGCGGCCTTCTTCTTGCTTTTTCCTAGTGTATGGGTCATCAGCAATATTCTCACCAGACAAGGACTCATTGTAAGCATGAGCCAGATCTATACGTCTTTTGACCTCATCTGTAGAAAGGTTGTTAGCCCCAGCCTTAAAGGTATCAACTTGGCCTGTAGAATCTATACGATAGTACAAGCGGTTGATTAAAGGATAGAGCATAACCAAAAAACCAATAAGGAAAATAGACCTCCAAATCCATTTAGAAGCCTTGGACTGGGGCTTTTTCTTCTTACTTGGCTTATTATTAACTTTTTCTTCTTTAACTATTTTCTTATTAAAAGGCATCAAAACTCTTTTCTTTTAAGGGATTTTCTTCCCTTTAAGGAACCCTTAATTAAGTGTAATTACATAAAAATTAAAATGCTTAGTACTCGAGGGATAGGGATTAGGGGTAGTAATTGCCAGTCCGTCCGCTCTCGGACAGACCCCTTTTTCCTACGGAAACTCGCTTTTAAAAAGCTATTTCGTGCATCCGCACTTAGTTTCCGGGTTAAACAACCGAAATTAACGGTTGTTTAACTCCCCCGAACCCCTAAAACCTTCTACTACGAAAACCCGCTTCTGAGGAAGCTCTTTCGTGCTACCGCACTACGTTTTCGGGATAAATGACCGAAATCAACGGTCATTTATCTCCCTCCGCCACTGCGTGGAGCAAGAGCAGAAGAAGTTCACTTCGTGAATTCTTTTTATGTTTTATTATATGTAAACTGCTATCATTAGGCCATTGGCCAAGGAATCTCATAAAACACCACTAAGCCATGGGATTCTTCGCGTTCGCTCAGAATGACAGTGGGGTGGGCAGTATTGGCGATACTCTTTCCATTGTCATCTCCGTGGTTAACCAGACATCCGTCATCGCTTTGTCATCCTGAGGCCACAGTCCGTAGGATCCCATAAAGCACCATTAATCCAGGGGATTCTTCGCTTTCGCTCAGAATGACAGTGCAGCGGGTGGTACTGACTTACTTCCACTTGTCATCATTCTTGACCTATCCCAATTCTCATATGAGAATTGATGGAAGGTCAAATGTCGCGAAGTCCAAATCTATATGATTTGGCTAACGTAGCCGACGGAGGGAGCGGACGCGACCGTAGGATCTCTTAAAACACCGCTAACCTAGGGGATTCTTCGCGTTCGCTCAGAATGACAGTCTGGTGAGTGGTATTAAATATGTTTATAAAATTTGATGAATTCCTTATTCTATACCTTAATAACCTTGTCAGAATGCTACACTTTGTTTTGATAATAATGCACATTCATGCACACACTCTGTCATCCTGAGGCCCTGAGCCGAAGGATCTCGTAATGCACCGTTAACCTTGGAGATTCTTCGCGTTCGCTCAGAATGACACCATTGTAAATGGTTATCATTGTATTTTCACATCACCATAACAGTCCTCTTATAAAGCAAAATAAAAGGTTTCTTCTTGAAACCTTCTATTTTCTCTTAAATTCTAGCCTAAGCTAATTGAATTTTCTGATTTTTTTCATCTTTCTTTACTATGATACTTCCAGCTACTATCATCACTAGGCCTAGGGCTACTAGGATTACTATTCTAATATCCCCTGTTTTTACAAGTGGCCCTCTTGGGATTCTTGTCTTGTTGCCTGGAACATAGTAAGTTGTTGGTGGTTTTACTGTTGTTGATGGTGGTGTTGTTCCTGGAGTGTTTGTCCTTGATGGTGGTGTTACTGTTGGTGGAACAACAGTCTTTTTTGTATCCTTTTTATTTACAATCATAATAGCATCTTTTTCGTAGCTATCTTTTGTAATCTCAAACTTAATAGGATTTACATCAAGGATATATCCATTTGGAGCAGCTGTTTCACGTAGCATATAATTTTTAAATGGTAGATTTTGCACTTCGAATTCACCATTTGAATCAGATTTCAATGTTACTCTTTTGGCATTTTTATCATGTGGAGAGTAAACTCCCTTTTCATTTACAACGTATGGAGTGTATCCTCCCTTGCCATCTTCTATATATAGGGCAAATACAGCATTAGCAAGTCTGTTCTGTTCCTTGGAATCATCAACCTTGATGAATTTGTAGCCACCCTTTTGCTTTCTATTTCCATCTGGTGGAACAACATCTTTTGGTTTGTTTGTAAGGGTTTGTTTGCTAAATTTCCTTGAGAAAGGTCTAGCATTTTCCTTGCCACGGTTTTCTGCTGAGTCATAGTCTTTCAATGGTTCATTTTCTTTGAAATAGTAGTCACCATCAGGAAGACCTGTTACTTTGATTTCCCCATTTTCATCGGTGTATAGTTTATAAACTTTGCTTGATTCGCTAGCATTGCTATCAAATTGATAGCTGCCTGTACCTCCAACAAGTCCCACAAGTTCTCTCTCTCTGTGAGCAGTACCATCTTTATTTTTGTTTATCTTTGTTCTATATAATTCAAATCCAACCTTGTCAAGAGAATCGTTTGTTAATTGGTCTTTTTTAGTGAGAGTAATCTCAATAAATTCATCCTTGTAGTTTTCGACAGTAATTGTCTTGCCAAATTCTGCTGGATAGGTTCTATCAGATACAAGCACGTAATCATCTAGAGTTTTCACTTCTCTAAACTCATATCTATATCCTGCTGGTTGTTTTGGCAAATCTGTTAGGATTATTGATCCATTTTCATCAGTCTTGAAGATGAAATTCAAATCCTTACCTTCAGTGTTTTTGCCATCTGAGATTATATATTTGCCATCTTTGTCAACTCCAACTGGGAAAAGATCATTACCAGATGCAAGATAAAGTTCAAATTCTACACCAGCTAGGGTGATTGGGTTTTCAGGATCGGTTCCATCAATTTTTTTGAGGTGAAGAGTGTTCTTTTCTTCTTTTTCATTTGTAATGGTGATATTTCCACCATTGCTTGGTACAAAGTTTATATCCTCAGAATATTCTTTGCCTTCAAAAATCTTGTAGCCCTTATCTTTGTCAGTTTTAGTTTCTTTAAACTTGTAATTTCCCTCTGGTAAATTATTGATAACAATTTGACCATCTTCATTGGTTATTAGATCTGTTGTAGCATCTTCACTATCATTTATGTAGGAATATACTCCATCTTTATCTTTAACAAGTTTTACTATAGAATCTTCTTCATCATTTTTTTCTTTGTCTATATTGATTAAGTTAAATACAACGCCAGAAAGCTTTTCTTCTGTTTTGTTGCCTTTTTTATCTACAATAACACCAACTTTATTTAAGATTAGAGGTTTATTATCCTCTCCCTCTCTCACCTTATCCTTAACATGGCTAACCTCTGTCACTCCTTCTTGAGAGCACCAAGCTATAGGAACCATTTTGTATTGGTGGTTAGAAGCAGATTCTTCTGTTTCCTTCAACACATAAGTACCTGCAGGAAGGCCCCTAAGCTCAAAAGAATCATAGGAAGCTCCATCATTGCCTGTTTTAACTTTTGATTTTTCAGACAAGATTCCCTCACCATACTTAGCTATGACATCTACCATTTTCATAGCATCTATCTTCTTATATAGATCCTCAAGTTCTTCATTAGTGTATATTTTATCATCAACTTTAAAATATTTGAACTGACGAGGTTTAGAATCTTCTTTGGCGTCATCGCCTTTTCTAGGCACATCGATATCAAGATTACCATATTCGATTTTTCCTTGGTCATCTTCTCCTTTAGCAAAAGCAAATGGCGAAATAATCACGCCAAGCACCATAAATAAGCTTAGCAAACCGGCCAATACTTTTGATCTATATTTCCCGTTCATAACTACTCCTGTATTAATATTTTTTATAATTCCTGTTTCCTGTGTCTGAACAGACTTAGTCACCTATATTATATCTTAAAGCTCGGATTAATACAATTAAAAAAGCCCTAATTTTAGGGATGTTAGAACAAAATTATTAAATATAAAAATGTTTTCAAATAATTAAGAAAATAAATGAGAATTGAAAAAGGATTGTTAAGAGCAAAGATCCTTCGGTCGCTTACGCTCCCTCGAGGATGACAGATAGTGGAGGAATATGCTTTGTTTTCTAAGCAGAGAGTAAGTATTTTTTAAAAACTATTTTAGCATAGGATTTGCAAACCCATGCTTTTCCTATCATCTGTAATCACACTCACTAACTTGTCATATTTAATGACCTAACCCCATTTTTGAAAAAAATGGATGGTAGGTCAGATATCAGATTGTTTAAATGACAAGCCTGTCCGGCTAGTGGAGGACATTTGTCAAAATCTGATTGAGCGGATGCGAAACATCTTTTATACAAAACAATTCCATACAGAAATCCTTCGGTCGTGTTCACTCCCTCAGTTTGATAGGGTAGTGGAAGAATTTGTTTTATTCCTTTTTCTCCTTAATTCTATAGATACATCTCCCTTTTATCCCTTTTCTTTTCGTCTTATTGCCCTTTATACAATTAAACTTTTTCTTCTTTTTCTTATACCATTATTGTGTCGACAATTTTAATAAGCGGCCGCTTTGAAAGGTTTTATTATGCAAATTACAATAGACAATTCAAAGCAAATCGTAAATTCCTATATGCCACTTTTGATTTCAATGGCTAGGAAGTTCCCTTCTAATGATTATGACGAGGATATTGATGAGACTAGGATGATTCTTATGGAGTGTATCCCTTCTTATGACGAAAGCAAGGGGACTTTTGGGAATTTCTTGAAAAATCAGCTTCGCTACCACTATTTGGACAGGGCGAAGAAACAAAACCCCCAAAGTCTAGATGATTTCGACCAGAATGGAAATCCTATAGTTGATACAATCCCAGATGATTATGATTTTGAAGTTCACATTCTTGAAAATTACAAGGAACTCTACCTTGCCATATGTAAGCTTAGTGAAAAGGATAGGGAAATTATCAGACTGAAATATTGGGAGAAATTAACTAATAAGGAAATTGGAGAAATTTTACACATTTCTCCCAAAACTGTAGCAAACAGGCACAGCCTCAGCCTTAAGAAGCTCAAAGATTTGATGGAAAGATAAAAAAACAAGCACTTGAGGGGGATTATCCCCTTAGTGCTTGTTTCTGATTTATTGAATAAGAAAGCCCTATTGTACTCCAATAGGGCAAAACTTATAGTCAGCAGTAGCACTTTGCTACGCGCGACTAGTGTACTGTAGTATCATTATATCACTTTGTGAAAAATTATCAACACTAACTGTACTATTTATTTCTTGTACCTTGCAGATCTTCTTCTATTTTTGTCATTTTGGTAAATGCCAAAATATGCTAATGCTAGAAGCATCACTGCTGTACCGATGATTGCAAAACCTATAGATACTCCATTTCCACCAGTGTATGGGTAGGTTGCTTTGTTGTTTACTATATCTATTGGATTAGATTTTGAATTATCTTTTATCTCTTTAGTTTTATTTACATCGACTTTTGATATCTTAAAGTCTTCTACCTTAAAGTTATATACTGCCTCTTTTCGCTTGATGTAGCCTGTAGGTGCTTTTGTCTCTTTGACTTGGTATGTTCCATCTTTTAGGTTGGTAAATTTGAAAATACCATTAGCATCTGATCTGGCTACAATATCCTTGCCATTAGCATCTTTTACATTAGTAAATTCAGACTGATCATTAGCTTTGTACAATAATTCAAATTCTGCATCCTTTAGGTATTGTGAACTACCATCAGCGTTGTTAGACTCTGATTTTTTTCTAAAGTAGATTTCAGCTTCATTCTTTTTGTTCGTGATGGTATATACAATTTGTTTAGTTTTACCATCTGGAGTTAGTTTCTCCTCTTTTCCATTTTCTACTACTGCATTAGGGTCTATACCTAGTCCTATGCTTATAACTTCTGTAGTAGGTTCTACCTTTGTATTTGGAACTTCTTCCTTGGTATATGAAACTACTCTTTCGCCAGTCTTTGGACTTGCTTGTGGTGCATCTGCCGGCCAGTCTGCTGGTCTTGTTGCATTTAGACCTTCTGAAGTGTCATAGGTTATAGTGTATTTATAGGTTACAGAACCATTTTTACCTTCAGTTACTGTAGTTTTCTCGCCTTTTTTCTTGTTGACGTCTACTATAGTTGTAGTCTCAAATTTTATTTCTTGATCTACATTTTTGCTCTCTTCTCTAGTTACTACCTTAGGTTTTGTACCATATTCTATAATTTTAGGTTGTGCATTTGTTATTATATTTTCTCTAACAAACTCCTTCTCACCTTCTGGTTTACCACCTACGTATTTTTGTCTATATACTTTG
This genomic window contains:
- a CDS encoding MSCRAMM family protein; translated protein: MNGKYRSKVLAGLLSLFMVLGVIISPFAFAKGEDDQGKIEYGNLDIDVPRKGDDAKEDSKPRQFKYFKVDDKIYTNEELEDLYKKIDAMKMVDVIAKYGEGILSEKSKVKTGNDGASYDSFELRGLPAGTYVLKETEESASNHQYKMVPIAWCSQEGVTEVSHVKDKVREGEDNKPLILNKVGVIVDKKGNKTEEKLSGVVFNLINIDKEKNDEEDSIVKLVKDKDGVYSYINDSEDATTDLITNEDGQIVINNLPEGNYKFKETKTDKDKGYKIFEGKEYSEDINFVPSNGGNITITNEKEEKNTLHLKKIDGTDPENPITLAGVEFELYLASGNDLFPVGVDKDGKYIISDGKNTEGKDLNFIFKTDENGSIILTDLPKQPAGYRYEFREVKTLDDYVLVSDRTYPAEFGKTITVENYKDEFIEITLTKKDQLTNDSLDKVGFELYRTKINKNKDGTAHRERELVGLVGGTGSYQFDSNASESSKVYKLYTDENGEIKVTGLPDGDYYFKENEPLKDYDSAENRGKENARPFSRKFSKQTLTNKPKDVVPPDGNRKQKGGYKFIKVDDSKEQNRLANAVFALYIEDGKGGYTPYVVNEKGVYSPHDKNAKRVTLKSDSNGEFEVQNLPFKNYMLRETAAPNGYILDVNPIKFEITKDSYEKDAIMIVNKKDTKKTVVPPTVTPPSRTNTPGTTPPSTTVKPPTTYYVPGNKTRIPRGPLVKTGDIRIVILVALGLVMIVAGSIIVKKDEKNQKIQLA
- a CDS encoding sigma-70 family RNA polymerase sigma factor, which gives rise to MQITIDNSKQIVNSYMPLLISMARKFPSNDYDEDIDETRMILMECIPSYDESKGTFGNFLKNQLRYHYLDRAKKQNPQSLDDFDQNGNPIVDTIPDDYDFEVHILENYKELYLAICKLSEKDREIIRLKYWEKLTNKEIGEILHISPKTVANRHSLSLKKLKDLMER